A window of Panicum virgatum strain AP13 chromosome 8K, P.virgatum_v5, whole genome shotgun sequence contains these coding sequences:
- the LOC120646125 gene encoding protein DMP4-like, translating to MASKNQADHLESQPLLAQSSNSAGGGASRDAAEATTTTRRERGMAKAFRSTAELAKHLPTGAVLVFEVLSPAFTNGGKCQSVNRAMTAWLVGLCAAACFLLSFTDSFLDARGTLRYAVATRAGLWVIDGTPPPPPEEAARKRLKFIDFFHALLSLVVFMSVAMFDRNVGACFIPVMSYDTRQVFNAVPLAGGMVGTLLFAAFPSTRHGLGFPIPAAA from the coding sequence ATGGCGTCCAAGAATCAAGCTGATCATCTCGAGTCCCAGCCGCTCCTGGCTCAGTCGTCgaacagcgccggcggcggggccagcAGGGACGCGGCcgaggcgacgacgacgactcggCGGGAGCGCGGCATGGCCAAGGCGTTCCGGAGCACGGCGGAGCTGGCCAAGCACCTGCCCACCGGCGCCGTGCTCGTCTTCGAGGTGCTGTCGCCGGCGTTCACCAACGGCGGCAAGTGCCAGAGCGTGAACCGCGCCATGACGGCCTGGCTCGTGGGGCTCTGCGCCGCGGCGTGTTTCCTCCTCTCCTTCACGGACAGCTTCCTCGACGCCAGGGGCACCCTGCGGTACGCGGTGGCCACGCGCGCCGGCCTCTGGGTCATCgacggcacgccgccgccgccgccggaggaagCCGCGAGGAAGAGGCTCAAGTTCATCGACTTCTTCCACGCGCTCCTGTCGCTCGTCGTCTTCATGTCCGTGGCCATGTTCGACAGGAACGTCGGCGCGTGCTTCATCCCGGTCATGTCCTACGACACGCGGCAGGTATTCAacgccgtgccgctcgccggagGGATGGTCGGGACGCTGCTCTTCGCCGCGTTCCCGTCGACACGGCACGGGCTCGGGTTCccgatccccgccgccgcctga